In Comamonas sp. lk, the following proteins share a genomic window:
- the polA gene encoding DNA polymerase I, which translates to MSNSKTLVLIDGSSYLYRAYHAMPDLRAEPGNPASPATGAIRGMINMMQALRKDVQADYAVCVFDASGPTFRDEMYTEYKATRSPMPDDLREQIAPIHEVVQLLGWKVVAVPGVEADDVIATLAQMAAAQGINVIVSSGDKDLSQLVNEHVTIIDTMNGKKRDVAGVTTEFGVPPALMVDYQALVGDTVDNVPGVTKVGPKTAAKWLEEHGTLDNLIANAAGIKGVAGQNLRDAIASGQLALSRQLVTMKTDCDLADYISGLPQLDDVVLAEPDHAGLAPFYEKYGFKGLVRSLGAPAVEAAPAKAGKSAKAGKAGKVDSAQGGLFDADDAVVTEVAVAAQQRDVLYTTILTEAQLDEWLAKIDTAELTAIDTETDSLDEMRARIVGISFSVAVGEAAYIPLRHEGMEVPEQLGMDRVLSRLKPWLEDASKKKLGQNVKYDQHVFANHDITVRGYAHDTMLQSYVLEADRPHNLTSLALRHVNRTGISYEDLCGKGKGQIPFAQVPVDKAAAYSCEDSDQTLDVHGVLWPRIQASAGLLHIYELEMQTSEALFRIERNGVSIDAGELARQSNDLGARILKLEEEAYEIAGQPFNLSSPKQLGEIFFDKLGMPVVKKTATGARSTDEEVLEKLAEDYPLPAKLLEHRSLSKLKGTYTDKLAQMALPTDGRVHTHYAQAVAVTGRLSSNDPNLQNIPVRTPEGRRVREAFVAPEGKLIASADYSQIELRIMAHLSGDEALLNAFRDGLDVHRATAAEVFGVSVDEVSSEQRRYAKVINFGLIYGMSSFGLAKNLGIETKAAAAYIDKYFQRYPGVKRYMEQTVELAHAQGYVETVFGRRLVLPEINGGNGPRKKAAERAAINAPMQGTAADLIKKAMVAVQARLDAEKPEVLVIMQVHDELVFELPEADQEWVRTEIPRLMAQVAELQVPLLAEVGFGANWEKAH; encoded by the coding sequence ATGAGCAATTCCAAGACCCTGGTGCTGATCGACGGCTCCAGCTACCTGTACCGCGCCTACCACGCCATGCCCGATTTGCGCGCCGAGCCCGGCAATCCGGCCAGCCCGGCCACGGGCGCGATACGCGGCATGATCAATATGATGCAGGCGCTGCGCAAGGACGTGCAGGCCGACTACGCCGTCTGTGTATTTGATGCCTCGGGCCCGACCTTTCGCGATGAGATGTACACCGAGTACAAGGCCACGCGCTCGCCCATGCCCGACGATTTGCGCGAGCAGATTGCTCCCATCCACGAGGTGGTCCAGCTGCTGGGCTGGAAAGTGGTGGCCGTGCCCGGCGTGGAAGCCGACGATGTGATTGCCACGCTGGCGCAGATGGCGGCCGCGCAAGGCATCAATGTCATCGTCTCCAGCGGCGACAAGGACTTGAGCCAGTTGGTCAACGAGCATGTGACCATCATCGACACCATGAACGGCAAAAAGCGCGACGTGGCCGGCGTGACGACCGAGTTCGGCGTGCCACCAGCGTTGATGGTCGACTACCAGGCCCTGGTGGGCGATACCGTGGACAACGTGCCCGGCGTCACCAAGGTCGGCCCCAAGACCGCCGCCAAGTGGCTGGAAGAGCATGGAACGCTGGACAATTTGATAGCTAACGCCGCAGGCATCAAAGGCGTGGCGGGCCAGAACCTGCGTGATGCGATTGCCAGCGGTCAGCTGGCGCTGAGCCGCCAGCTGGTGACCATGAAGACCGATTGCGACCTGGCTGACTACATCAGCGGCCTGCCGCAGCTGGACGATGTGGTGCTGGCCGAGCCTGACCATGCGGGTCTGGCACCTTTTTATGAAAAATACGGCTTCAAGGGCCTGGTGCGTTCGCTGGGTGCTCCTGCTGTTGAAGCTGCACCGGCAAAGGCGGGCAAGTCAGCGAAGGCCGGAAAAGCCGGCAAGGTCGACAGCGCCCAGGGCGGCTTGTTTGATGCCGATGACGCGGTGGTCACCGAAGTGGCCGTGGCGGCCCAGCAGCGCGATGTGCTCTATACCACCATCCTGACCGAGGCCCAACTCGATGAATGGCTGGCCAAGATCGATACGGCCGAGCTGACTGCCATCGACACCGAAACCGACTCTCTTGACGAAATGCGAGCCCGGATTGTCGGCATCAGCTTCAGCGTGGCTGTAGGTGAGGCAGCCTATATTCCGCTGCGCCACGAAGGCATGGAGGTGCCCGAACAGCTGGGTATGGATAGGGTGCTGTCCAGGCTCAAGCCCTGGCTGGAAGATGCCAGCAAGAAAAAGCTGGGCCAGAACGTCAAGTACGACCAGCATGTGTTTGCCAACCATGACATCACCGTGCGCGGCTATGCGCACGACACCATGCTGCAATCCTATGTGCTGGAGGCCGACCGTCCGCACAACCTGACAAGTCTGGCGCTGCGCCATGTGAACCGCACCGGCATCAGCTACGAAGACCTGTGCGGCAAGGGCAAGGGCCAGATTCCGTTTGCCCAGGTGCCGGTGGACAAGGCCGCGGCGTACAGCTGCGAGGATTCAGACCAGACGCTGGATGTGCATGGCGTGCTGTGGCCCAGGATTCAGGCCAGCGCCGGTTTGCTGCATATTTATGAGCTGGAGATGCAGACCAGCGAAGCGCTGTTTCGCATCGAGCGCAATGGCGTGAGCATTGACGCGGGCGAACTGGCGCGCCAGAGCAATGATCTGGGCGCGCGCATCTTGAAGCTCGAGGAAGAGGCTTACGAGATTGCCGGCCAGCCCTTCAATCTGTCCTCGCCCAAGCAGCTGGGGGAAATCTTCTTTGACAAGCTGGGCATGCCCGTGGTCAAGAAGACCGCCACTGGCGCGCGCAGCACCGACGAAGAGGTGCTGGAAAAACTGGCCGAGGACTATCCGCTGCCCGCCAAGCTGCTGGAGCATCGTTCTCTGTCCAAGCTCAAGGGCACGTATACCGACAAGCTGGCCCAGATGGCTTTGCCCACGGACGGCCGCGTCCACACCCATTACGCCCAGGCCGTGGCGGTAACTGGGCGCTTGTCCAGCAACGACCCGAATCTGCAGAACATTCCCGTGCGCACGCCCGAAGGCCGTCGCGTGCGCGAAGCCTTTGTCGCCCCCGAGGGCAAGCTGATTGCCAGCGCCGACTACTCGCAAATCGAGCTGCGCATCATGGCCCACCTCAGCGGTGACGAAGCCCTGCTCAACGCCTTCCGCGACGGCCTGGATGTGCACCGCGCCACGGCAGCTGAAGTCTTTGGCGTGAGTGTGGATGAGGTCAGCAGCGAGCAGCGCCGCTATGCCAAGGTCATCAACTTCGGCCTGATCTACGGCATGAGCAGCTTTGGTCTGGCCAAGAACCTGGGCATCGAGACCAAGGCCGCTGCAGCCTATATCGACAAATACTTCCAGCGTTACCCCGGCGTGAAACGTTATATGGAGCAGACCGTGGAGCTGGCCCATGCCCAGGGCTATGTGGAGACCGTGTTCGGCCGCCGCCTGGTGCTGCCCGAGATCAACGGCGGCAACGGCCCGCGCAAGAAAGCCGCCGAGCGCGCCGCCATCAACGCGCCCATGCAAGGCACGGCGGCCGACCTGATCAAGAAGGCCATGGTGGCCGTTCAGGCCCGGCTGGATGCGGAAAAGCCCGAGGTGTTGGTCATCATGCAGGTGCACGATGAACTGGTGTTCGAACTGCCTGAAGCCGATCAGGAATGGGTGCGCACCGAGATTCCACGTCTGATGGCCCAGGTGGCCGAGCTGCAGGTGCCCTTGCTGGCCGAAGTGGGCTTTGGTGCCAATTGGGAAAAAGCGCACTGA